One Sphaerisporangium krabiense DNA segment encodes these proteins:
- a CDS encoding LysR family transcriptional regulator translates to MNLQQLRYVVATAEHRTMTDAARSLYIAQPALSRAIRDLERELGMTLFARSGRGVVVTAQGRRVVKLAKEALEAVSEIEALATSTHTGGGELRIASPPTLESGLAGRLLPAYVAEHPGVRVQIVRSDGRDGVVHAIREQRADLGLTDLPVPADLVSHPLERQEIVLISPPGLELPDTVPMIRLNGMRLILPPVGSARRREFDQLFATYGVRPIVAAETDERGGWHTVVRTAAASLLWYRGTAEQAVRAGLVVRSLDPPLRRVIALVHARRRLTVVAQDFLTLAETGRAL, encoded by the coding sequence ATGAATCTGCAGCAGCTCCGTTATGTGGTCGCCACTGCGGAGCACCGCACCATGACCGACGCGGCCAGGTCCTTGTACATCGCCCAGCCGGCCCTTTCGCGGGCCATTCGCGACTTGGAACGGGAACTGGGGATGACCCTTTTCGCCAGGTCCGGCCGTGGAGTGGTGGTGACCGCGCAAGGCCGGCGCGTGGTGAAACTCGCCAAGGAAGCGCTCGAGGCCGTATCCGAAATCGAGGCGCTCGCCACGAGCACGCACACGGGAGGCGGCGAGCTGCGCATCGCCTCGCCCCCGACCCTGGAGTCCGGCCTGGCGGGACGCTTGCTTCCCGCCTACGTCGCCGAGCACCCGGGCGTGCGCGTGCAGATCGTCAGGTCCGACGGCAGGGACGGCGTCGTGCACGCCATCCGCGAGCAGCGCGCCGATCTCGGCCTGACCGACCTGCCGGTGCCCGCCGACCTGGTGAGCCATCCGCTGGAACGCCAGGAGATCGTGCTCATCTCCCCGCCCGGGCTCGAGCTGCCGGACACGGTGCCGATGATCCGCCTGAACGGCATGCGCCTGATCCTCCCCCCGGTGGGCAGCGCGCGGCGCAGGGAGTTCGACCAGCTCTTCGCCACCTACGGCGTGCGGCCCATCGTCGCCGCCGAGACCGACGAGCGGGGCGGCTGGCACACGGTGGTCCGCACCGCCGCGGCGTCCCTGCTCTGGTACCGGGGGACGGCCGAGCAGGCCGTGCGCGCCGGGCTGGTGGTGCGCTCCCTGGATCCTCCGCTGCGGCGGGTCATCGCGCTCGTGCACGCGCGCAGGCGGCTCACCGTCGTGGCCCAGGACTTCCTGACCCTGGCGGAGACCGGGCGTGCCCTGTAG
- a CDS encoding response regulator transcription factor, with amino-acid sequence MRVLVVEDERRMAAALRRGLVAEGFAVDLAHDGEEGLGLARAGDYDVVVLDIMLPRLSGYNVCKRLRAEENWVPILMLSAKDGEYDMADGLDLGADDYLTKPFSYVVLVARLRALMRRGARRRPAVLRAGDLALDPAGRTVTRGGAAIELTPREFGLLEFLMRRPGEVVSKSEILEHVWDTYDTDPNVVEVYVGYLRRKIDVPYGRNALQTVRGAGYRLVGDGG; translated from the coding sequence ATGCGCGTGCTCGTCGTCGAGGACGAGAGGCGGATGGCCGCGGCGCTCAGGCGCGGGCTGGTCGCCGAGGGGTTCGCCGTGGACCTGGCCCACGACGGCGAGGAAGGGCTCGGGCTCGCGCGGGCCGGCGACTACGACGTCGTCGTGCTGGACATCATGCTGCCCCGGCTGTCGGGCTACAACGTCTGCAAGCGGCTGCGCGCCGAGGAGAACTGGGTGCCGATCCTCATGCTGTCCGCCAAGGACGGCGAGTACGACATGGCCGACGGCCTGGACCTCGGCGCCGACGACTACCTGACCAAGCCGTTCTCCTACGTCGTGCTGGTCGCGCGGCTGCGGGCGCTCATGCGGCGCGGGGCCCGCCGCCGTCCCGCCGTGCTGCGGGCCGGGGACCTGGCCCTGGACCCGGCCGGGCGGACGGTGACGCGCGGCGGCGCGGCGATCGAGCTCACCCCGCGCGAGTTCGGGCTGCTGGAGTTCCTCATGCGCAGGCCCGGCGAGGTGGTGTCGAAGTCGGAGATCCTGGAGCACGTCTGGGACACCTACGACACCGACCCCAACGTGGTCGAGGTGTACGTCGGGTACCTGCGCAGGAAGATCGACGTCCCGTACGGGCGCAACGCGCTGCAGACGGTGCGGGGCGCGGGCTACCGGCTGGTGGGCGATGGCGGCTGA
- a CDS encoding ABC transporter ATP-binding protein has translation MTGEGAHEAAPPRVSPGRASSEGSAIVARGLTKRFRGGQVAVDDLHLDVPRGSVFGFLGPNGSGKTTTIRMLLGLVAPTGGACEVLGRPMPAGLAATLPKVGALVEGPAFYPYLSGRDNLMRFDAADPTADPRTAKARVGAALDRVGLGAAAGKRYRAYSLGMRQRLAIAGALLGPRELLVLDEPTNGLDPQGTREVRALIKDVAADGTTVFVSSHLLAEVEQMCTGIGVMRAGRLVAQGTIAGLRAGHPPRVRVETPHPGQAAAVLNRLGLAGVRTGDAEVTADLGDRAPEAVCAELVGDGVAVRGFAVVRPSLEELFVGLTGEGFDVDG, from the coding sequence ATGACGGGGGAGGGGGCGCACGAGGCGGCGCCCCCTCGCGTTAGCCCCGGCCGAGCCTCCTCCGAAGGGTCCGCGATCGTCGCGCGCGGGCTGACCAAGCGCTTCCGCGGCGGCCAGGTCGCCGTGGACGACCTCCACCTGGACGTGCCGCGCGGCTCGGTGTTCGGCTTCCTCGGCCCCAACGGGTCGGGCAAGACCACCACCATCCGCATGCTGCTCGGCCTGGTCGCGCCGACCGGCGGCGCGTGCGAGGTGCTCGGGCGGCCGATGCCCGCCGGGCTCGCCGCCACGCTGCCGAAGGTCGGCGCCCTCGTCGAGGGGCCCGCCTTCTACCCATACCTCTCCGGCCGGGACAACCTGATGCGCTTCGACGCCGCCGACCCCACGGCCGACCCGCGCACCGCCAAGGCGCGCGTGGGCGCCGCGCTGGACCGCGTCGGGCTCGGCGCCGCCGCGGGCAAGCGGTACCGGGCGTACTCGCTCGGCATGCGGCAGCGCCTCGCCATCGCCGGGGCGCTGCTCGGCCCGCGCGAGCTGCTGGTGCTGGACGAGCCCACCAACGGGCTCGACCCGCAGGGCACCCGCGAGGTCCGGGCGCTGATCAAGGACGTCGCGGCCGACGGGACCACCGTCTTCGTCTCCTCCCACCTGCTGGCCGAGGTGGAGCAGATGTGCACCGGCATCGGCGTGATGCGCGCCGGCCGCCTGGTGGCCCAGGGGACCATCGCCGGGCTGCGCGCCGGGCACCCGCCGCGCGTCCGCGTCGAGACCCCGCACCCGGGGCAGGCGGCGGCCGTGCTGAACCGGCTCGGCCTCGCGGGCGTGCGCACCGGGGACGCCGAGGTCACCGCCGACCTCGGCGACCGCGCGCCCGAGGCCGTGTGCGCGGAGCTGGTCGGGGACGGGGTGGCCGTGCGCGGCTTCGCGGTCGTGCGGCCGAGCCTCGAGGAGCTGTTCGTCGGACTGACGGGAGAGGGTTTCGATGTCGACGGTTGA
- a CDS encoding neutral zinc metallopeptidase, which produces MIGGVLGAIAVVFVLLVIGGALLANATRTSTTSPVAVPTYDSATPEARPTATEVLPRPTRGTTGTDRDTSTRPDTTTRPSRPARNTTLTRNSLYLAGTLPRTNCRGRATNVYNDAQLKALILATSTCMNRTWSSALGKVGIPFSPPGYAVTARGGRGACGDFPHKGSIVPYYCPRNATIYASTSAMADGTGRQRGYASLSNWHGAFTAMFAHEYGHHVQHLSGLEDSWWSKTLASRSSSGKLGLSRRYELQANCLSGLWMRSVAASYPITSARRNTLYYFFSNVGDWPGYPRDHGSPPNSGRWFRQGYERVKTFQCNTWLASASSTS; this is translated from the coding sequence GTGATCGGCGGCGTGCTGGGGGCGATCGCGGTGGTGTTCGTGCTGCTGGTGATCGGCGGCGCGCTGCTGGCGAACGCCACGCGGACCAGCACCACCTCACCGGTGGCCGTCCCGACGTACGACTCCGCCACGCCGGAGGCCCGCCCGACGGCCACGGAGGTCCTGCCGCGCCCGACACGCGGGACCACCGGCACGGACCGGGACACCTCCACCCGGCCGGACACGACCACGCGGCCGAGCAGGCCGGCGCGCAACACGACGCTGACCCGCAACTCGCTCTACCTGGCGGGGACGCTGCCGCGCACGAACTGCCGGGGGCGCGCGACCAACGTCTACAACGACGCCCAGCTCAAGGCGCTGATCCTGGCCACGAGCACGTGCATGAACCGGACGTGGTCCTCCGCGCTCGGCAAGGTGGGCATCCCGTTCTCGCCGCCGGGCTACGCGGTCACGGCGCGCGGCGGGCGGGGCGCGTGCGGCGACTTCCCGCACAAGGGCAGCATCGTGCCGTACTACTGCCCGCGCAACGCGACGATCTACGCCTCGACCTCCGCGATGGCGGACGGCACCGGCAGGCAGCGCGGGTACGCCTCGCTGTCGAACTGGCACGGGGCCTTCACGGCGATGTTCGCCCACGAGTACGGCCACCACGTCCAGCACCTGTCGGGGCTGGAGGACTCCTGGTGGTCCAAGACGCTGGCCTCGCGCTCCTCGAGCGGCAAGCTGGGGCTCAGCCGGCGGTACGAGTTGCAGGCGAACTGCCTGAGCGGCCTGTGGATGCGGTCGGTGGCCGCCAGCTACCCGATCACCTCGGCGCGCCGCAACACGTTGTACTACTTCTTCTCCAACGTCGGGGACTGGCCCGGCTACCCGCGTGACCACGGCTCCCCGCCGAACAGCGGCCGCTGGTTCCGGCAGGGCTACGAGCGGGTGAAGACGTTCCAGTGCAACACCTGGCTCGCCTCGGCCTCCAGCACATCCTGA
- the folP gene encoding dihydropteroate synthase: MHTLRLRDREFEPGDFAVMAVVNRTPDSFYDQGRTYGFEAALAAVDAAVRAGADIVDIGGVKAGPGDTVDAAEEIRRVADLVAAVRAAHPSLVISVDTYRAEVADVVARAGADLLNDTWGGPDPGLAEVAAEHGIGLVCAHAGGVTPRTRPHRIAYDDVVADVIAHTTALAERAVRAGVRPEAILIDPAHDFGKNTRHSLEVGRRLDEMVATGWPVLVAVSNKDFVGETLGGLPVEERHAGTLATLAVSAWQGARVFRVHDAAAAVTALAAVRRLRADAPTL; the protein is encoded by the coding sequence ATGCATACTTTGCGCCTGCGCGACCGCGAGTTCGAGCCGGGCGACTTCGCCGTCATGGCCGTCGTCAACCGCACCCCCGACTCCTTCTACGACCAGGGCAGGACGTACGGCTTCGAGGCCGCGCTCGCCGCGGTGGACGCCGCCGTCCGCGCCGGAGCGGACATCGTCGACATCGGCGGGGTCAAGGCGGGCCCCGGGGACACGGTCGACGCCGCCGAGGAGATCCGCAGGGTCGCCGACCTGGTGGCCGCCGTGCGCGCCGCCCACCCGTCGCTGGTCATCAGCGTGGACACCTACCGCGCCGAGGTCGCCGACGTCGTGGCCCGGGCGGGGGCGGACCTGCTGAACGACACCTGGGGCGGACCCGACCCCGGGCTGGCCGAGGTGGCCGCCGAGCACGGCATCGGGCTGGTCTGCGCCCACGCGGGCGGCGTGACCCCGAGGACGCGGCCCCACCGCATCGCCTACGACGACGTGGTCGCCGACGTGATCGCGCACACCACGGCCCTGGCCGAGCGCGCCGTGCGCGCCGGGGTGCGCCCGGAGGCGATCCTCATCGACCCCGCGCACGACTTCGGCAAGAACACGCGGCACTCCCTGGAGGTCGGCCGCAGGCTGGACGAGATGGTCGCCACGGGCTGGCCCGTGCTGGTCGCCGTCTCCAACAAGGACTTCGTCGGCGAGACCCTCGGCGGCCTTCCCGTGGAGGAACGGCACGCCGGGACCCTGGCCACGCTCGCCGTCTCCGCCTGGCAGGGCGCGCGCGTCTTCCGCGTGCACGACGCCGCCGCCGCGGTGACCGCGCTCGCCGCCGTCCGCCGCCTGCGCGCGGACGCCCCCACGCTCTGA
- a CDS encoding YcnI family copper-binding membrane protein yields MSSSMSIRTAVRRAAAVTAGALALTVGLALPALAHVSIQPGSAEKGGFSKVAFRVPNERDDASTTKLEVQFPTDHPLPFVSVRPLPGWKAEVTRGKLPAPVKSKYGEITEAVTKITWTGGKVEPGQFQEFEVSLGGLPEDTDQLFFPTTQTYSGGEVVKWADEPKADGSEAEHPVPTLKLVDPAPGGDEHGAAATPSAAASTAPAVSVQAKNASGDEDAGSDGTARLLAGIGIVAGVVGVGVGVAGLRRGRGVSGG; encoded by the coding sequence ATGTCGTCGAGCATGTCCATACGCACCGCCGTGCGCCGCGCCGCCGCCGTCACCGCGGGCGCGCTCGCCCTCACCGTGGGCCTGGCCCTCCCTGCGCTCGCCCACGTGAGCATCCAGCCGGGCAGCGCCGAGAAGGGCGGCTTCTCCAAGGTCGCCTTCCGCGTCCCCAACGAGCGGGACGACGCCTCGACCACCAAGCTGGAGGTGCAGTTCCCGACCGACCACCCGCTGCCGTTCGTCTCGGTGCGCCCGCTTCCCGGGTGGAAGGCCGAGGTGACCCGGGGCAAGCTGCCCGCGCCGGTCAAGTCCAAGTACGGCGAGATCACCGAGGCCGTCACGAAGATCACCTGGACCGGCGGCAAGGTGGAGCCGGGCCAGTTCCAGGAGTTCGAGGTGTCGCTGGGCGGCCTGCCCGAGGACACCGACCAGCTGTTCTTCCCCACGACCCAGACCTACTCCGGCGGCGAGGTCGTGAAGTGGGCCGACGAGCCGAAGGCCGACGGCTCCGAGGCCGAGCACCCCGTGCCCACGCTGAAGCTCGTCGACCCGGCGCCCGGCGGCGACGAGCACGGCGCAGCCGCCACGCCGAGCGCGGCGGCCTCGACGGCGCCCGCGGTGTCGGTCCAGGCGAAGAACGCCTCCGGTGACGAGGACGCCGGCTCGGACGGCACGGCCCGCCTGCTGGCGGGCATCGGCATCGTCGCCGGCGTCGTGGGCGTCGGGGTCGGCGTCGCGGGCCTGCGCCGGGGCCGGGGCGTCTCGGGCGGCTGA
- a CDS encoding LolA family protein: MRWGVPVAAIAVVGAAIGAGPVIAAVQGEPSLPDRTAEQLLAEAARTVRDQAPPAMSGTVVETASLGLPALPLPQGASSSPLSLLSGSHTVKVWYGGDGRFRLALPGQMSETDVIADGKGSAWLWESATNTATQLTVPGDAAARPLHTPAPTAVTPRDFAAQALKAAEQTTAVRVENGEHVAGRAAYQVVLAPKDPASLVDKVTLALDGETYVPLRVRVFAKGAAEPAFEVGFTQVSFSAPAPENFAFTPPAGATVKRQTFDGTGGPGDHAEDAAGAAARRFLGSGWGTIAELPFSPDDLSANGKGGDGRAKGGDPSQLLESVLKSATPVSGPWGSGKVVKTKLLSVLLTDDGRLLAGAVTPEALVKAAGRG, translated from the coding sequence GTGAGGTGGGGCGTCCCCGTCGCGGCCATCGCCGTGGTGGGCGCCGCGATCGGCGCGGGCCCCGTCATCGCCGCCGTCCAGGGAGAGCCCTCCCTGCCCGACCGCACCGCCGAGCAACTGCTCGCCGAGGCCGCGAGGACCGTGCGGGACCAGGCGCCGCCCGCCATGTCCGGCACCGTCGTGGAGACCGCGTCGCTGGGCCTGCCCGCGCTGCCGCTGCCGCAGGGCGCGAGCAGCTCGCCGCTGTCCCTGCTGTCCGGCTCGCACACCGTCAAGGTCTGGTACGGCGGCGACGGCCGGTTCCGGCTGGCGCTGCCCGGCCAGATGAGCGAGACCGACGTCATCGCGGACGGCAAGGGCTCGGCGTGGCTGTGGGAGAGCGCCACCAACACCGCCACCCAGCTCACCGTGCCCGGCGACGCCGCGGCGCGGCCTCTCCACACGCCCGCGCCCACGGCCGTCACCCCGCGGGACTTCGCGGCCCAGGCGCTGAAGGCCGCCGAGCAGACCACCGCGGTGCGTGTCGAGAACGGCGAGCACGTCGCCGGCCGCGCCGCCTACCAGGTCGTGCTCGCCCCCAAGGACCCGGCGTCGCTGGTCGACAAGGTGACGCTGGCGCTGGACGGGGAGACCTACGTGCCGCTGCGCGTGCGGGTCTTCGCCAAGGGCGCGGCCGAGCCCGCGTTCGAGGTCGGCTTCACGCAGGTGTCGTTCTCCGCGCCCGCGCCGGAGAACTTCGCCTTCACCCCGCCCGCCGGGGCCACGGTCAAGCGGCAGACGTTCGACGGGACGGGCGGGCCCGGCGACCACGCCGAGGACGCCGCCGGGGCGGCGGCGCGGCGCTTCCTCGGCAGCGGCTGGGGCACCATCGCCGAACTGCCGTTCTCGCCCGACGACCTGAGCGCGAACGGCAAGGGGGGCGACGGCCGCGCCAAGGGCGGCGACCCGTCCCAGCTGCTGGAGTCGGTGCTGAAGTCCGCCACCCCGGTCTCCGGGCCGTGGGGGAGCGGCAAGGTCGTCAAGACCAAGCTGCTGTCGGTGCTGCTGACCGACGACGGACGGCTGCTCGCGGGCGCGGTCACGCCCGAGGCGCTGGTCAAGGCCGCCGGGCGCGGGTGA
- a CDS encoding pyridoxal phosphate-dependent decarboxylase family protein has protein sequence MLPENGRSAQDILAELARLRTDDLAVRGGTVTAYVYDTGRPEVHDVAARAYLEMLEVNTLDPTAFPSIVALERQVVGWVAGALGGGPHTPGIFTSGGTESIMLAVKAARDTRPVAGRPRVVAPVTAHPAFHKAAHYLGARVVPVDVDPVTFRADPAAVAAAIDDDTVLVVASAPSYPQGVVDPVPEIAALAAARGVPCHVDACVGGWLLPWLAEAGAEVPPFDLSVPGVTSLSCDLHKFGYAPKGASVVLFADPALRRAAYFASAAWPGYTVINSGVQSSKSAGPLAGAWATLNAVGREGYLALARDALAAARRLVEGIGAIPGLRVLGAPDASLVAFTGEDGAGDGAGKGVDVFVLADEARRRGWFLQPQLSYAGIPANLHVTVTGVTLAGVEALLEVIGASAEAARRRGPARLPDGLAEILATLDLDALDDAAFAELAASVGVDLAGAGGPDMAVVNTVLDALPAANREAILIRFLSVLYG, from the coding sequence TTGCTTCCCGAGAACGGCCGTTCCGCGCAGGACATCCTCGCCGAGCTCGCGCGGCTCAGGACGGACGACCTGGCCGTGCGGGGCGGCACGGTGACCGCCTACGTGTACGACACCGGCCGGCCCGAGGTGCACGACGTGGCCGCGCGTGCCTACCTGGAGATGCTGGAGGTCAACACCCTGGACCCGACCGCGTTCCCGAGCATCGTCGCCCTGGAGCGCCAGGTGGTCGGGTGGGTGGCCGGGGCGCTCGGCGGCGGGCCGCACACCCCGGGCATCTTCACCAGCGGCGGCACCGAGTCGATCATGCTGGCGGTGAAGGCGGCCAGGGACACCCGGCCCGTCGCGGGACGGCCGCGCGTCGTGGCCCCGGTGACCGCCCACCCGGCCTTCCACAAGGCCGCCCACTACCTGGGCGCGCGGGTGGTCCCCGTGGACGTGGACCCCGTGACCTTCCGCGCCGACCCCGCGGCCGTCGCGGCCGCCATCGACGACGACACCGTGCTCGTGGTCGCCTCCGCCCCGTCCTACCCGCAGGGGGTCGTCGACCCGGTGCCCGAGATCGCCGCCCTGGCCGCCGCGCGCGGGGTGCCGTGCCACGTCGACGCGTGCGTGGGCGGGTGGCTGCTGCCGTGGCTGGCCGAGGCCGGGGCCGAGGTGCCGCCCTTCGACCTGTCGGTGCCCGGGGTGACGTCCCTCTCCTGCGACCTGCACAAGTTCGGGTACGCCCCGAAGGGCGCCTCGGTGGTGCTGTTCGCCGACCCGGCGCTGCGCCGCGCCGCGTACTTCGCCTCGGCCGCCTGGCCCGGCTACACGGTGATCAACTCCGGCGTGCAGAGCTCCAAGTCGGCCGGGCCGCTGGCCGGGGCCTGGGCCACGCTCAACGCGGTCGGCCGCGAGGGGTACCTGGCGCTGGCGCGGGACGCGCTGGCCGCGGCCCGCCGGCTCGTCGAGGGCATCGGGGCGATCCCCGGCCTGCGGGTGCTGGGCGCGCCGGACGCCTCGCTGGTGGCGTTCACGGGCGAGGACGGCGCCGGGGACGGTGCCGGGAAGGGGGTGGACGTGTTCGTGCTCGCCGACGAGGCGCGCCGGCGCGGCTGGTTCCTGCAGCCGCAGCTCTCCTACGCGGGCATCCCGGCCAACCTGCACGTCACCGTCACCGGGGTCACGCTGGCGGGGGTGGAGGCGCTGCTCGAGGTGATCGGCGCGTCGGCGGAGGCCGCGCGGCGGCGGGGCCCGGCGCGGCTGCCGGACGGGCTCGCCGAGATCCTGGCCACGCTGGACCTGGACGCGCTGGACGACGCGGCCTTCGCCGAGCTCGCGGCCTCGGTGGGCGTGGACCTGGCCGGGGCGGGCGGGCCGGACATGGCCGTGGTCAACACGGTGCTCGACGCGCTGCCCGCGGCGAACCGGGAGGCGATCCTGATCAGGTTCCTGTCGGTGCTCTACGGCTGA
- a CDS encoding ABC transporter permease, with amino-acid sequence MSTVDTARGTAAAGPAAGDPEPGSVTPSGTDSPTPSAEYAAGSVTPSAGGHAAGPKGGASWAGRSGLRLLRSEVRLTFRRPRNLAMLAALATVPVVIGVVLRLVGRDEDAPGLVTQVAGNGLMLTFLSLSLLTALLLPLAVGVVAGESVAGEAGAGTLRYLLTAPAGRARLLGVKAANVAVFALAACAVVAVSGLVTGLVLFPVGPVTLLSGTTVPLAEGLLRVLIVIGYAAAGMAAFGIVGLAVSTLTEVPIGAVAATVVTVVFSQVAGAIPQLEPVRPYLLTSWWSTFDGALRDPVATDVMGQGLLVFAAYAFVFGAIAWGRFSGRDVTS; translated from the coding sequence ATGTCGACGGTTGACACCGCGCGCGGCACGGCCGCCGCCGGGCCCGCCGCGGGCGACCCGGAGCCCGGCTCCGTGACGCCGTCCGGGACGGATTCCCCCACGCCGTCCGCGGAGTACGCGGCCGGTTCCGTGACCCCTTCCGCCGGCGGTCACGCGGCGGGGCCGAAGGGCGGGGCGTCGTGGGCGGGACGGTCCGGGCTGCGGCTGCTCCGCTCGGAGGTGCGGCTGACCTTCCGCAGGCCGCGCAACCTCGCGATGCTGGCCGCCCTCGCCACCGTCCCCGTGGTGATCGGCGTCGTGCTGCGGCTGGTCGGCAGGGACGAGGACGCGCCCGGGCTGGTCACCCAGGTGGCGGGCAACGGGCTGATGCTGACGTTCCTGTCGCTGTCGCTGCTGACCGCGCTGCTGCTGCCCCTGGCCGTCGGCGTGGTCGCGGGCGAGTCCGTCGCCGGGGAGGCCGGGGCGGGGACGCTGCGCTACCTGCTCACCGCGCCCGCCGGGCGCGCCCGGCTGCTCGGGGTCAAGGCCGCCAACGTGGCCGTCTTCGCGCTGGCCGCCTGCGCGGTGGTCGCGGTGTCCGGCCTGGTCACCGGCCTCGTGCTGTTCCCGGTGGGCCCGGTCACGCTGCTGTCGGGCACGACCGTGCCGCTCGCCGAGGGGCTGCTGCGCGTGCTCATCGTCATCGGGTACGCCGCCGCCGGCATGGCCGCGTTCGGCATCGTCGGCCTGGCGGTGTCCACGCTCACCGAGGTGCCGATCGGCGCGGTCGCCGCCACCGTGGTGACCGTGGTGTTCTCCCAGGTCGCCGGGGCCATTCCGCAGCTCGAACCCGTGCGCCCCTACCTGCTGACCTCGTGGTGGTCCACCTTCGACGGGGCGCTGCGCGACCCCGTGGCGACCGACGTGATGGGGCAGGGGCTGCTGGTGTTCGCCGCCTACGCGTTCGTCTTCGGCGCGATCGCCTGGGGTCGCTTCTCCGGCCGCGACGTCACGAGCTGA
- a CDS encoding sensor histidine kinase, whose translation MAADTAGTRDGAGRGTAGARVPRIARSPLVWWRRQSLRFRLTATASAALAVALAVAAYLLVGVLGRALMASTESIAYQRAREVVALADDERLPDPIAVTDGTIVQVVDARGRITHVTAGADRLVPLADPRAPSGDRGRMVDGGPFGIPGPLLVVVLRADEGRTVITARPFKDVADSLTTTVHMLALATPVLLVLLGAATWLIVGRTLRPIAALRRGAAEISGTARARRLPVPEARDEVHELATTLNDMLARLEAAEASQRALVSDAAHELRSPLASIRLQLEVALGHPDGQDWPETAEGVLEDTLRLSRLAEGLLTLARLDERRRPARWEPVELADLVRAMAARYDDAVVTVGRAEQAVVRGDALDLGRVLVNLLDNAVRHAGARVRLDLRASREHAVITVTDDGPGIPEQDRERVFHRFTRLDGARSRDDGGAGLGLAIVRETVRAHGGAVHLEDASPGLRAVVRLPLSPSPE comes from the coding sequence ATGGCGGCTGACACCGCCGGGACGCGCGACGGCGCGGGACGCGGGACCGCCGGGGCGCGGGTGCCCCGTATCGCGCGGTCGCCGCTGGTCTGGTGGCGCCGCCAGAGCCTGCGCTTCCGGCTCACCGCGACCGCCTCCGCCGCCCTGGCGGTGGCGCTGGCCGTGGCGGCGTACCTGCTGGTCGGCGTGCTGGGCCGCGCGCTGATGGCCTCCACGGAGTCGATCGCCTACCAGCGGGCCAGGGAGGTGGTCGCGCTCGCCGACGACGAGCGCCTGCCGGACCCGATCGCCGTCACCGACGGCACGATCGTCCAGGTCGTGGACGCCCGGGGGCGCATCACCCACGTCACCGCGGGCGCCGACCGGCTGGTGCCGCTGGCCGACCCGCGCGCGCCCTCCGGCGACCGGGGGCGGATGGTCGACGGCGGGCCGTTCGGCATCCCGGGCCCGCTGCTGGTGGTGGTCCTGCGGGCCGACGAGGGCCGCACGGTGATCACCGCCCGGCCGTTCAAGGACGTCGCCGACAGCCTCACCACGACCGTCCACATGCTGGCCCTGGCCACGCCGGTGCTGCTCGTGCTGCTCGGCGCGGCGACCTGGCTGATCGTCGGCAGGACGCTGCGGCCGATCGCGGCGCTGCGCCGGGGGGCCGCCGAGATCAGCGGGACGGCGCGGGCGCGGCGCCTGCCGGTGCCCGAGGCCCGCGACGAGGTGCACGAGCTGGCCACGACGCTGAACGACATGCTGGCCCGGCTGGAGGCCGCCGAGGCGTCCCAGCGGGCGCTGGTGTCCGACGCCGCGCACGAGCTGCGCAGCCCGCTGGCCAGCATCCGCCTGCAACTGGAGGTGGCGCTCGGCCACCCCGACGGGCAGGACTGGCCCGAGACCGCCGAGGGCGTGCTGGAGGACACCCTGCGGCTCAGCAGGCTCGCCGAGGGCCTGCTCACCCTGGCCCGGCTGGACGAGCGCCGCCGCCCGGCGCGGTGGGAGCCGGTGGAGCTGGCCGACCTGGTCCGCGCCATGGCCGCGCGGTACGACGACGCGGTGGTGACGGTGGGACGCGCCGAACAGGCGGTCGTGCGCGGCGACGCCCTCGACCTCGGGCGGGTGCTGGTCAACCTGCTGGACAACGCCGTGCGGCACGCCGGCGCGCGGGTCCGGCTGGACCTGCGGGCGTCGCGGGAGCACGCGGTGATCACGGTGACCGACGACGGTCCCGGGATCCCGGAGCAGGACAGGGAACGGGTGTTCCACAGGTTCACCCGCCTCGACGGGGCGCGCAGCCGCGACGACGGCGGGGCGGGCCTCGGCCTCGCCATCGTCCGCGAGACCGTCCGCGCGCACGGCGGCGCCGTCCACCTGGAGGACGCCTCCCCGGGCCTGCGCGCGGTCGTCCGCCTGCCGCTCAGCCCCTCCCCGGAGTGA